The sequence below is a genomic window from Brassica oleracea var. oleracea cultivar TO1000 unplaced genomic scaffold, BOL UnpScaffold01778, whole genome shotgun sequence.
ATACTTTAGAGGGCATCATAATTGATCATTAAACAAGCATCTAATCTCCCAATCCTTTCTTCTTATCCTCTCCCCTTTCTTGTTACAGATAAGCTTGCTTatcattggtatcagagctgaaaAATGCCTCCGAAGCAAGAGACTCACACCGAAAGGATCTCGGCTCTCGAAGGTAGGATCAGTGCTGTCTCAATTACGATCGATGAGCTACGTGACTCGATGGCGAGGAGTGAGCGATCGATTCTGGAGACGACGTTGAAGAGTGATCAAAAGTTCCTGGAGGTCGATCGGAAGGCTGAGGAGCGTCATACTCAGCTGATGGCTATGTTCCAGAAACAACCGGTGGTGGTGACGAATCAGGAGAAGGTCGAGCCAAAGGAGGGAGGCCCGGGAGAGATTCATCGCGAGACTGAAGGATCTGTTTCCAACACCCAAGGATTACAGATCCGTCCAGAGAAAGGCCTTCTACATGTTCCGGAGATGGCGACCCCTTTCAGATATGCGGAGCTCAACACTCCGTTTTATCATGCGGGTTCCTCGGGGTATTCATCTCAACAGAAACTTGAATCACCTCCGAAGAAGCTTGATCTGCCGAACTTTGAAGGGAAGAACCCAGATGACTGGACCTTTCGGATGGAGAAGTGTTTCTCGGTGAATCAaacggaggaagaagagaagttgTCGTTGGCGATGTCGTGTTTGATTGGTTGTGCTGTGACATGGTTGAGAATGATATAGGACAGGGAGGAGCCGTTAGATTGGAGGGATTTTAAGGTGAAACTGAGGAGGAGATTCAAACCGACAAGGGGAGGAACCATCCTTAGTCAGATGTTACGGTTGAGGCAGACGGGGACTATATCCGAGTATAGAGAGCAGTTTGAGGAGCTATCCGCAGAAGTACCTCATGTGACAAATGATGTGCTAGAGGAGATATTCTTGCACGGAATGAAGCGGAGTTTGCGAGAGCAAGTGGTGAGATTGAGGCCAGTAGGGATGGATGAGATTGTTGACATGGCCAAGATCATTGAAGAACAGGAGAATGAGCGCAGTTCCTATCAAAATCGGTCCTT
It includes:
- the LOC106321491 gene encoding uncharacterized protein LOC106321491; this translates as MPPKQETHTERISALEGRISAVSITIDELRDSMARSERSILETTLKSDQKFLEVDRKAEERHTQLMAMFQKQPVVVTNQEKVEPKEGGPGEIHRETEGSVSNTQGLQIRPEKGLLHVPEMATPFRYAELNTPFYHAGSSGYSSQQKLESPPKKLDLPNFEGKNPDDWTFRMEKCFSDREEPLDWRDFKVKLRRRFKPTRGGTILSQMLRLRQTGTISEYREQFEELSAEVPHVTNDVLEEIFLHGMKRSLREQVVRLRPVGMDEIVDMAKIIEEQENERSSYQNRSFQRTSSAPTLNSSHRSYNSNSGNARYGENTSARKSVDSQRDNKSNDQKKNIQNPCRHCGERFFAGHRCKAFQRLKKMELDDSEVKDEEELSDEEKSEDHNDTQEQELHVLSLNSMVGITSKKTMKMKGRMGDRDVVVLIDSGATCNFISKKLVGELKLPVVETVGFGVAVGNGEVISGSGKCEGVEVLIQGVTIKEEFLLFELGTIDLVLGYSWLAELGETRINWGLNILRFQRDEKWVSICSDPELLKAQVSLNTMEKLCDKEDVVSVGAASII